Genomic segment of Callithrix jacchus isolate 240 chromosome 9, calJac240_pri, whole genome shotgun sequence:
CCCCAGAGTTGGTTTTCTCTGGGTAATATTACTACATTGGTATGCAACTGTGTTTAATCCAGGTTTGTATAGTTTAGAAGCAAGAATTACTAATAATAATGCCTGGGCAGTAACTAACCATTTCAGCAACTGGCTTGCTACTAGCCTCAGCATATTTTATTTGCTCAAGATTGCCAGTttctccagctttatttttcttcacctaAAGAGGAGACCTAAGAGTGTCATTCCAGTGATACTATTTGGggctttgttatttttggtttgtCATCTTGTCATGATAAACATGGATGAGAGTATGTGGACAAAAGAATATgaagggggaggctgaggcgggtggatcacgaggtcaagagatcgagaccatcctgatcaacatggtggaaccccgtctctactaaaaatacaaaaaaattagctgggcatggtggcacatgcctgtaatcccagctactcaggaggctgaggcaggagaattgcctgaacccaggaggcggatgttgccatgagccgggatcgtgccattgcactccagcctgggtaacaagagaaactccgtctcaaaaaaaaaaaaaaaaaaaaagaatatgaaggaAATGTGAGTTGGAAGATCAAATTGAGTGACACAACGCATCTGTCTGATATGACTGTAAGCACGCTTACAACCTTACTACCCCTTACTCTATCCCTGAcatcttttctcctgttaatctgttttCTGAATAAACGTCTCAAGAAGATGCAGCTCCATGGCAAAGGATCTACAGATCTCAACATCAAGGTCCACATAAAAGCTTTACAAACTGTGATCTCCTTCCTTTTGTTATTTATGTTCTGTCCCTAACCAAGTCAATTTGATATCTTAGAAGAATGCTGCAGAAT
This window contains:
- the LOC128928511 gene encoding taste receptor type 2 member 30-like yields the protein MVTFLSITFSILVVVTFVLANFANGFTALVNSTEWVKRQKISLADQILTALAVPRVGFLWVILLHWYATVFNPGLYSLEARITNNNAWAVTNHFSNWLATSLSIFYLLKIASFSSFIFLHLKRRPKSVIPVILFGALLFLVCHLVMINMDESMWTKEYEGGG